The Candidatus Cloacimonadota bacterium genome includes the window AAAGAAACTGTTCGATTGAAAACAGGATGTTCAGGTTTGGAATCTTTTGTATCGACACAAAAATAACCGAGTCTTTCAAATTGGAATTTCTCACCGAGTTTTGCTGTTTTTAAAGATGGTTCAAGTTTACAATTTGTAAGAACTTCCAGAGATTTCGGATTAATATTGGATTTGAAATCCTTCCCTTCTTCGTTTTCTTCGGGAAATTCTTTCGTGAAAAGCCTGTCATACAGACGAACTTCCGCATCGATAGCATGTTTTGCAGAAACCCAGTGCAGGGTTGCTTTGACTTTCCTTCCATCAGGAGACGAACCACCTTTTGTTTCCGGATCATAAGTGCAATGGAGTTCAACAATTTCATCATTTTCGTTTTTAATAACTTTTTCGCATTTGATGAAATAAGCATAACGGAGACGAACTTCCCTACCCGGAGCAAGACGGAAGAATTTTTTAGGCGGATCTTCCATAAAATCATTTTTCTCAATAAACAAAATTTTTGAGAAAGGAACCTGACGCGTTCCAGCCGATTCATCTTCCGGATTATTGATCGCTACCATTTCTTCGACCTGATCTTCAGGATAATTCGTAATCACAACTTTCAGCGGATCCAGAACTGCCATCACGCGCGGAGCAGTTCTGTTCAATTCTTCCCGAATGAAATATTCGAGTAGAGCAATATCGACCGTGCTGTCTGCTTTGGCAACTCCGATCCGATCAAGAAATCTCCTGATCGAAGTTGGAGTAAATCCTCTTCTTCTTAAACCTGATAAAGTCGGCATGCGCGGATCGTCCCAGCCAGAAACATAACTTTCTTCGACTAAAGTGCGGAGTTTTCTTTTACTCAAAACCGTGTAAGTCAAGTTCAATCTGGCAAATTCGATCTGTCTCGATGGGAAGATACCGAGATTTTCAATAAACCAGTTATAAAGCGGACGATGGTCTTCAAAACCGAGATCGCAAAGTGAATAAGTGATTTTTTCAATGGAATCCGACTGTCCGTGCGTAAAATCATAACTCGGATAAATACACCATTTATTGCCGGTTCTGTGATGTTCAGCGTGGATGATGCGATACATGATCGGATCACGCATATTGATGTTTGGAGAACTCATATCGATCTTGGCTCGCAGAACACATTCACCATTCTCAAATTCACCATTCTTCATTTTCTCGAATAATTCCAGATTTTCTTCAACGCTTCGATCCCGATACGGACTGTTCTTCCCCGGTTTTTTCAAAGTTCCGCGATATTCTCGAATTTTGTCGGGACTCAAATGGCAAACATACGCTTTTCCATCTTTGATCAATTTCAAAGCAAATTCGTAAAGTTGTTCAAAGTAATCAGAAGCAAAATAAAGATTTTCTTTCCAGTCGAAGCCCATCCATTTGATGTCTTCCTGGATGGAGTCCACATATTCAGTTTCTTCTTTGACAGGATTCGTATCATCAAATCTAAGATTGTAAACTCCATTGTAATCTTCTGCAATTCCGAAACTCAAGCAGAATGCTTTGGCATGTCCGATGTGCAGATAACCATTCGGTTCAGGCGGAAATCTAGTGTGAACAACTCCGTTGTTTTTATTTGTTTTCAGGTCATCCTCGATGATTTCGCGGATGAAATTTGATTTTGTTTCTTCGCTCATATTTTGTTCCTTCTCTTCCAAACCTTCAAGGTTTTCAAAACCTTGAAGGTTTCGTTTAATTTATCCAAAAAATATTTCGCTTAATTTATTATAAATCCCGATAATGATCAACTGCGGATTTACATGACCAGCGAGTTTTTTCAACATTAATTCCAGGAATTCCAGGATTTTCGGAGCATACTCATCGATATTCGGATTTTGATGGTATAAAGTTTCCAGCATATCAGTCTTATCCAGGTTAACAATTTCGGAAGGGAAATTCTTGAAATAGGAAATATCGCTGATCCAGATGATCAGGTGGGAAATTATTTCCATTAATTGAGATTGTGTTTTGGAAGTTTTGTAGCGATTCGCAAAATCGATGAATCTCAAATCATCTTGAGCAATCAATATATTCAGAAATTCAATCGTTTCTTCGCGGGATGCTGTTGTTCCTTTTTCCACGAGTTGCAGTGCTTTTTCCATGTTTCCATGAGCAATCCGGGCAAACATTTTTGCTTCGATATTTTCCAGAAATTTGTTTTCTTCCAACTCCTTTTCGATGATTTTTCGAGAAACTGGTAGAAAAGGAACTTGCTGGCACCTGGAAAGTATTGTTGGTAAAAGTGAATTCGGTTTGCTTGTTGTCAAAATTAAAACCGTATCTGTTGGAGGTTCTTCGAGAGTCTTCAAAAAAGCATTGGCAGCTTGAATTCCCATTGTTTCAGCATTTTCGATGATATAAACTTTATAATTCCCCTCGTTTGGAGAAAGTTTGATCCGGTTTTCCAACATCCTGATACTGGCAATTCTGATCCCGATATTCTTGGTAAAATGGAATTCCTTCCAGGGAGTTTTGATCTTATTCTCGATATATGATTCATATTCCTGTAAAATTTTCTCGACCTTTATCTCCCCTTCAATGGAAATATCTTTATCTTTTTCCTTTGGAAATGGAAAAACAAAAAGGAAGTCCGGGTGAGAAAAAGATAGAAATTTCTTGCAGGAAGGACAGATCCCACAAGGTCGCTTCTCAAGTGTAGAATGACAGTTGATCGCCATTCCAAAATAAAGAGCAGTTGTAAATTTACCGACTCCATCCGGTCCATAAAAAAGATAACTGTGAGCGATCTTGTCTGTTTCGATCGCATTCTTTAAAATCGAAATCGCTTTTTCCTGACCTTTGATTTTTTCAAACATATTTTTACCGCAAAGCCGTGAAGAACGCAAAGATTTAAAAAACTTGAGTTAAGTTCGACTTCAGCTCCACACTATTTGCAAGCAAATAGTTCTATTAAGATGAAACCACACTAGAACATCGGAATGTTCAGCTTGCTGATCTTCCGATTGTTCGGAAAAATGTACCTCAACATTCCGAAGATTTTGCAAGCAAAAACATTCGGAAGTTAAAAAGTAGTTTCATAGGAGTCGAATCTTGACTTAAGTTGAAACAACCTGGCAATCCTCAATTCGCACTTGGTTGCAAGTCGAGTCTTTTTACTCTTCCATCACCTTCTTAATATAAACACTCTCAAATTCGCTTGCTAGAATGTCCATATAAATTTCATCATATTTCTTGCTGTTAATTATCTTTGCTTCTCGTCTTTTTCCGATCAATTTAAATCCTGCTTTCTCATAAGACCTGATCGCTCTTTTATTATAACTGTAAACTTCCAGCCAGATGTTATTTAGATTCAGAATATTAAAACCATAATCGAGAATGAGTTTGGTCGCTTCCGTTCCGAATCCTTTATTCCAATACGATTTATCTCCGATAAAAATACCAAATCCTGCTTTGCTATCCATATGATCTATGTTGAAAAGACTGCAGTTCCCGATCAGTTTATCATTCTCTTTATCGATAATCCCGAATATCTGTGACTGATTTTTACTCATATCGGAGAGGATTTCTCTTTCTTTATCCAGAGTGATCTGATGGGAAGACATCACCAGGTTTTTCGAGACTTCCAAATCATTTATCCATCCCACATATTGCTCTGCATCTTCGATACTGATGGGAGAAAGATAGCATTTTTCTCCGATCAGTTTTTTGTAATATTTCATGTTTGCTTCCTTTTACAATCCAAGAAAACTTGAGTTAAGTTAGATTTAGATATCTTGACTTAAATTTCATAATGTTTCGAATATGCCACGCCATCTTTCGCAAACCACTCGACTTTTGAAAGCAATCTCAACCCAAATAAAACCACAAAACTAAAAAATGAATTCTGGCGTGGATATTTTTGTTTTTGTTATCGGAAGTTTTGTAATTCTTCATATATAATCAAATATGGTTTTTTGCTGTTCTGTTTCAATAATGTTGTTTCTTCTAACTTCTTCAATATCACCATTTAATCTTTTTGAAATGATGTTATAATATTCATCAGAAATATCCATTGTAATAAATTTTCGTTTGAATTTTTTAGCAACTGCTGCGGTTGTTCCAGTTCCTCCGAAAGGATCTAAGACTAAATCATCTTCATTGGAACTTGTTTTAATAATTAATTCCAATAAATCTTCCGGCATCTGACAGGGATGTTTCCCTATTCTTTCTTTGAAAGTTCCGCATAC containing:
- a CDS encoding N-acetyltransferase — protein: MKYYKKLIGEKCYLSPISIEDAEQYVGWINDLEVSKNLVMSSHQITLDKEREILSDMSKNQSQIFGIIDKENDKLIGNCSLFNIDHMDSKAGFGIFIGDKSYWNKGFGTEATKLILDYGFNILNLNNIWLEVYSYNKRAIRSYEKAGFKLIGKRREAKIINSKKYDEIYMDILASEFESVYIKKVMEE
- a CDS encoding glutamine--tRNA ligase/YqeY domain fusion protein — translated: MSEETKSNFIREIIEDDLKTNKNNGVVHTRFPPEPNGYLHIGHAKAFCLSFGIAEDYNGVYNLRFDDTNPVKEETEYVDSIQEDIKWMGFDWKENLYFASDYFEQLYEFALKLIKDGKAYVCHLSPDKIREYRGTLKKPGKNSPYRDRSVEENLELFEKMKNGEFENGECVLRAKIDMSSPNINMRDPIMYRIIHAEHHRTGNKWCIYPSYDFTHGQSDSIEKITYSLCDLGFEDHRPLYNWFIENLGIFPSRQIEFARLNLTYTVLSKRKLRTLVEESYVSGWDDPRMPTLSGLRRRGFTPTSIRRFLDRIGVAKADSTVDIALLEYFIREELNRTAPRVMAVLDPLKVVITNYPEDQVEEMVAINNPEDESAGTRQVPFSKILFIEKNDFMEDPPKKFFRLAPGREVRLRYAYFIKCEKVIKNENDEIVELHCTYDPETKGGSSPDGRKVKATLHWVSAKHAIDAEVRLYDRLFTKEFPEENEEGKDFKSNINPKSLEVLTNCKLEPSLKTAKLGEKFQFERLGYFCVDTKDSKPEHPVFNRTVS
- the holB gene encoding DNA polymerase III subunit delta' yields the protein MFEKIKGQEKAISILKNAIETDKIAHSYLFYGPDGVGKFTTALYFGMAINCHSTLEKRPCGICPSCKKFLSFSHPDFLFVFPFPKEKDKDISIEGEIKVEKILQEYESYIENKIKTPWKEFHFTKNIGIRIASIRMLENRIKLSPNEGNYKVYIIENAETMGIQAANAFLKTLEEPPTDTVLILTTSKPNSLLPTILSRCQQVPFLPVSRKIIEKELEENKFLENIEAKMFARIAHGNMEKALQLVEKGTTASREETIEFLNILIAQDDLRFIDFANRYKTSKTQSQLMEIISHLIIWISDISYFKNFPSEIVNLDKTDMLETLYHQNPNIDEYAPKILEFLELMLKKLAGHVNPQLIIIGIYNKLSEIFFG